The sequence below is a genomic window from uncultured Fretibacterium sp..
GCTTCTACGATTTCATGCCCAAGGCCGCGTTCTTCACGGTGGGCGGCCTCCTGCTGATCGCTTTGGGCTATTTCATGGAGCGGGTGCGCCGAAGGGCGAAGCGGATCAGAACGAGCCTCGAGGAGGGGAAAAAGGCATGAGGGGATTGAGACGCTATCTCGTCGCGGCTCTCCTGCCCCTGTGCGTGCTTCTGGCCGCCCCGGTGAGGCCCGCGCTGATCCTGATGTTCGGTGAGGAAGTGCGCCTCGCCACGGTCCCGTTCGATCCCCGGGACCTCTTCAGGGGCGACTATGTGGCGCTCCACTTTGCGGTGGAGGAGATCCCATTGGCCTCGTTCGACGTCGTTTCCGGGGGCCGTGCCGCCTCCAGGGGAACCGGCGGACCGGAACCGGCGGAGATGAAGCTCGCAAAGGATTGGTACGTATCCCTTAAGCGGGATGCATCGGGCATATTTTCTCCCGAGGGGGTCGGGACGTCCCCGCCTGTGGGGCGGCCCTATCTGAGGGGGACGTTTCGTGCCGCCTCCGGCGGCTCCGTGGCGAGGCTCGATTTCGGGCC
It includes:
- a CDS encoding GDYXXLXY domain-containing protein; protein product: MRGLRRYLVAALLPLCVLLAAPVRPALILMFGEEVRLATVPFDPRDLFRGDYVALHFAVEEIPLASFDVVSGGRAASRGTGGPEPAEMKLAKDWYVSLKRDASGIFSPEGVGTSPPVGRPYLRGTFRAASGGSVARLDFGPGLECFYLRENTGRALEDAARKGRIEAIVKVWRGMPVIVSLDVKPREPSTN